Proteins from a genomic interval of Gammaproteobacteria bacterium:
- a CDS encoding TlpA family protein disulfide reductase, translated as MSEKITPLKRPGLVLGLLTVGVATVVGYFVFSDWAQRRAAAERGEVSAALERQRPGFGLPDMDGVVHHIDEWDGKVIALNFWATWCRPCLREIPMLNGLQARYGEQGLQVIGVALDDREAVSAFIRNTPIDYAIMIGEDDAVDVARAYGNDAGVLPYTAIIDRDGRIAAVEFGELHEREAITLIQPLL; from the coding sequence GTGAGCGAAAAAATCACGCCGTTGAAGCGGCCCGGCCTGGTTCTGGGTCTGTTGACCGTGGGTGTTGCCACCGTGGTGGGCTATTTCGTTTTCAGCGACTGGGCGCAGCGGCGCGCCGCCGCGGAGCGGGGTGAAGTGAGCGCTGCCCTGGAGCGGCAGCGGCCGGGCTTCGGTCTGCCGGATATGGATGGCGTGGTTCACCATATTGATGAATGGGACGGCAAAGTTATCGCCCTGAATTTCTGGGCCACTTGGTGCCGGCCTTGTTTGCGTGAGATTCCCATGCTCAACGGCTTGCAGGCCCGCTACGGCGAACAGGGCCTGCAGGTCATCGGCGTGGCGCTGGATGACCGCGAGGCGGTGAGCGCCTTCATCAGGAACACCCCCATTGACTACGCCATCATGATTGGTGAGGACGATGCCGTGGACGTGGCCAGGGCCTACGGCAATGACGCCGGCGTGCTGCCCTATACCGCCATTATCGACCGTGACGGGCGGATTGCCGCCGTGGAATTCGGGGAATTGCATGAGCGCGAGGCCATCACCCTGATCCAGCCCCTGCTTTAA
- a CDS encoding 50S ribosomal protein L11 methyltransferase yields the protein MPWLQLHFDTSRDQAEALSATLSALGAQAVTLGDAADEALLEPPPGAAPLWSKVVVTALFASGTQAEDIIAKVEALLGPAPPCRKEQLEDQAWERAWLEHFQPMRFGERLWVCPREQGPVEPDGVNILLDPGLAFGTGTHATTALCLNWLDAHPPRGKTVIDYGCGSGILAIAAARLGAAQVRAVDHDSQALQATCDNALVNRVAERIATHSPADFPHVPADLLLANILAGPLIELAPRFAALLRPGGDIVLSGILAEQKQAVVDVYQLHFRLHPPVEQQGWVRLWGKRR from the coding sequence ATGCCCTGGCTGCAACTCCACTTTGACACCTCCCGCGACCAGGCCGAAGCCTTGAGCGCCACCTTGTCCGCGCTGGGGGCGCAAGCCGTTACCCTGGGTGACGCTGCCGATGAAGCCTTGCTGGAGCCGCCGCCCGGTGCTGCGCCGCTTTGGTCGAAGGTGGTCGTGACCGCCTTGTTTGCTTCCGGCACGCAAGCGGAGGATATCATCGCAAAAGTGGAAGCCTTGCTGGGCCCCGCTCCCCCTTGCCGTAAAGAACAGCTGGAAGATCAAGCTTGGGAGCGTGCCTGGCTGGAACACTTCCAGCCCATGCGTTTCGGTGAGCGCTTGTGGGTATGTCCGCGGGAACAGGGCCCAGTCGAGCCGGATGGCGTCAATATCCTGCTCGATCCCGGCCTGGCATTCGGTACCGGCACCCACGCCACCACAGCCCTGTGTCTGAACTGGCTGGATGCCCATCCTCCCCGGGGGAAAACCGTCATCGACTATGGCTGTGGCTCCGGCATCCTCGCCATCGCCGCCGCCAGGCTCGGCGCAGCCCAGGTGCGGGCCGTGGACCACGATTCCCAGGCCCTGCAAGCCACTTGTGACAATGCGCTCGTCAACCGGGTGGCTGAGCGGATTGCCACCCACTCTCCGGCCGATTTCCCCCACGTCCCTGCGGATCTTCTCTTGGCCAACATCCTCGCCGGACCGTTGATCGAACTGGCGCCCCGTTTTGCCGCGCTGCTTCGCCCTGGCGGTGATATCGTCTTGTCCGGCATTCTCGCCGAGCAAAAGCAGGCCGTGGTGGACGTCTACCAACTGCACTTTCGGCTGCACCCGCCGGTGGAACAACAAGGGTGGGTGCGTCTGTGGGGCAAGCGACGATGA
- a CDS encoding tRNA guanosine(34) transglycosylase Tgt → MQFQLLATDGPARRGRLIFPRGAVETPAFMPVGTYATVKTLTPEEVRGTGADILLGNTFHLMLRPGTAVIRAHGDLHDFMNWSGPILTDSGGFQVFSLGELRHISEEGVIFRSPVNGDRVFLGPEESMAVQRELGADVVMSFDECTPFPADEATARASMALSLRWAARSKAAHGDNPAALFGIVQGGMHAHLRAESLAGLVDIGFEGYAVGGLSVGEPKEDMLAVLEGIAPRMPKEKPRYLMGVGTPEDIVEAVRRGMDMFDCVMPTRNARNGHLFTREGVIRIRNARYRDDLRPLDANCACYTCRHYSRAYLRHLDQCRESLGARLNTLHNLHYYQDLMRDLRDAIAAGCLDAFVSDFYARRVQSPSPVS, encoded by the coding sequence ATGCAATTCCAACTGCTTGCCACCGACGGTCCCGCCCGCCGCGGCCGCCTGATTTTTCCCCGCGGTGCGGTGGAAACGCCGGCCTTTATGCCCGTGGGCACCTACGCCACGGTGAAAACGCTGACGCCGGAAGAGGTGCGCGGCACGGGGGCGGACATTTTGCTGGGCAACACCTTTCATTTGATGCTGCGGCCGGGAACGGCGGTGATCCGGGCCCACGGGGATTTGCATGACTTTATGAACTGGTCCGGCCCCATCCTTACGGATTCCGGCGGCTTTCAGGTGTTCAGTCTGGGTGAGTTGCGCCACATCAGCGAGGAGGGGGTGATTTTTCGATCCCCGGTGAACGGCGACCGGGTGTTTCTGGGGCCGGAAGAATCCATGGCCGTTCAACGGGAGCTGGGGGCGGATGTGGTGATGAGTTTTGACGAGTGCACGCCCTTTCCCGCCGATGAGGCCACGGCCCGCGCGTCCATGGCATTGAGCCTGCGCTGGGCGGCGCGCAGCAAGGCGGCCCACGGCGACAATCCGGCGGCATTGTTCGGCATTGTGCAGGGGGGGATGCATGCCCATTTGCGGGCCGAGTCCCTCGCCGGCCTGGTGGATATCGGGTTCGAGGGGTATGCCGTCGGCGGTTTGTCGGTGGGCGAGCCCAAGGAGGACATGCTGGCCGTGCTGGAGGGCATTGCACCGCGCATGCCGAAAGAGAAACCCCGCTATCTGATGGGCGTGGGCACGCCGGAAGACATCGTGGAGGCCGTGCGCCGCGGCATGGACATGTTCGATTGCGTCATGCCCACCCGCAACGCCCGCAACGGCCATCTGTTCACCCGCGAAGGGGTGATCCGGATCCGCAATGCGCGCTACCGGGATGACCTCCGGCCGTTGGATGCGAACTGCGCCTGTTACACCTGCCGTCACTACAGCCGGGCTTATCTGCGCCATCTGGATCAATGCAGGGAGAGCCTGGGGGCCCGCCTGAACACCCTGCACAATCTCCACTATTACCAGGATTTGATGCGGGACTTGCGGGACGCCATCGCTGCCGGGTGCCTGGACGCCTTCGTTTCTGATTTCTACGCCCGGCGCGTGCAATCGCCGTCGCCTGTGTCATAA
- a CDS encoding glycosyltransferase family 1 protein gives MNGTRFSLEVQPQIPKRLARLEELANDLMYSWDRRIRGLFVRLDPDLWERCGHNPKLLLKRIAQERLNAAAKDRIFIEDMNRALSAYDTYHQESVRPGITPHLDAESDLVAYFCAEFGLHESLPIYSGGLGILAGDHCKAASDLTLPFVAVGMLYRQGYFIQTVDAQGQQVAHYSPTDFESLPTTPATSPSGGELHVYVDMPERRVALKVWLAKAGHITLCLLDSDVAENSASDRAITHQLYGGDIHTRIQQEIVLGIGGVRALRALNMAPTVWHINEGHAAFQVLERCRELTAAGADFDSALEQVASGTVFTTHTPVPAGHDIFDHHLMHEYFAGYIPQLKLDMPRFLELGVSPGNEGGFNQTALALRGSRFHNGVSRIHGGVASRMEAYVWPQIPHEENPISYVTNGVHLPTFLAREWLGLLDMRFGAEWRNELNNEAYWSRLDEIPDYTFWSLRQSLKSELLEDVRERAVHQYSRNGVSATQIKRLTRELTAENTDVLILGFARRFATYKRATLLFSDPERLARIINDPERPVIFIFAGKAHPHDIPGQQLIKTIHEYSRHPSFEGKIIMLEGYDMALGRKLVSGVDVWVNTPEYPMEASGTSGQKAGMNGVLNLSVLDGWWGEGYTGDNGWAITPHGPDYDHDKRNQEEARELLDILEKEVVPLYYDRNGHGYPEGWVKMAKASMKTLIPRFNAQRMVLDYVAGFYGPAAKARRRLSGDGGAPAKQLAAWKKRVAAAWPKVTLRRLDPQQTRLTAGQSLNIEVGVHLGDLKADDITVECLVGKDDHNNHFELRDVQRLQAAGTRNGETVFRLDLHPPLPGLQYYKLRAYPSHPLLSHPFEMGLMIWV, from the coding sequence ATGAACGGAACCCGTTTCAGCCTGGAAGTACAACCGCAGATTCCCAAGCGCCTGGCGCGCCTGGAGGAGCTGGCCAATGATTTGATGTACAGCTGGGACCGGCGCATCCGGGGGCTGTTTGTGCGCTTGGATCCTGACTTGTGGGAACGCTGCGGCCATAACCCGAAGCTGCTGTTGAAACGCATCGCCCAGGAGCGGCTGAACGCGGCGGCCAAAGACCGTATTTTTATTGAGGACATGAACCGGGCCCTGTCTGCCTACGACACCTATCATCAGGAAAGTGTGCGGCCCGGGATCACGCCCCATTTGGACGCCGAAAGCGATTTGGTGGCCTATTTTTGCGCTGAGTTCGGATTGCACGAATCCCTGCCCATTTACTCCGGCGGCCTGGGGATCCTGGCGGGGGATCACTGCAAGGCAGCCAGCGATTTGACCCTGCCCTTTGTGGCGGTGGGCATGTTGTACCGCCAGGGTTATTTCATTCAGACGGTGGACGCCCAGGGCCAGCAGGTGGCCCACTACAGCCCCACGGATTTTGAGTCACTCCCCACCACCCCGGCCACCTCACCCAGCGGCGGCGAATTGCACGTGTATGTGGACATGCCAGAGCGCCGCGTGGCCTTGAAAGTGTGGCTGGCCAAGGCGGGCCACATCACCCTGTGCCTGCTGGATAGCGATGTGGCGGAAAACAGCGCCAGCGATCGCGCCATTACCCACCAGCTCTACGGCGGCGACATTCACACCCGGATTCAGCAGGAGATTGTGCTGGGCATCGGCGGGGTGCGGGCGCTGCGCGCCCTGAACATGGCGCCTACGGTGTGGCACATCAACGAGGGCCACGCGGCTTTTCAGGTCTTGGAACGCTGCCGCGAACTCACCGCCGCCGGCGCGGATTTCGATTCCGCCCTGGAACAGGTGGCCAGCGGCACGGTGTTCACCACCCACACGCCGGTGCCGGCGGGCCACGACATTTTCGACCACCATCTGATGCACGAATACTTCGCCGGCTACATCCCCCAGCTCAAGCTGGACATGCCCAGGTTTTTGGAGTTGGGGGTAAGCCCCGGCAACGAGGGCGGCTTCAACCAAACGGCCCTGGCGCTGCGCGGCTCGCGCTTTCACAACGGTGTGAGCCGTATCCACGGTGGCGTGGCCTCACGCATGGAAGCTTACGTGTGGCCGCAAATCCCCCACGAGGAAAACCCTATTTCCTACGTCACCAACGGGGTACATCTGCCCACCTTCCTGGCGCGGGAATGGCTGGGCCTGCTGGACATGCGTTTCGGCGCCGAGTGGCGCAATGAACTCAATAATGAGGCATACTGGTCGCGCCTGGACGAGATTCCCGATTACACGTTCTGGAGTCTGCGCCAGTCTTTGAAATCCGAGCTGCTGGAAGACGTCCGCGAACGCGCCGTACACCAGTACAGCCGCAACGGCGTAAGCGCCACACAGATCAAGCGTCTGACCAGAGAGCTTACGGCGGAAAACACCGACGTGCTCATCCTCGGTTTCGCCCGCCGCTTCGCCACCTACAAGCGGGCCACCCTGTTGTTCTCCGACCCGGAGCGGCTGGCGCGCATAATCAACGACCCCGAACGGCCGGTGATCTTTATTTTCGCGGGCAAGGCCCATCCCCACGACATCCCCGGCCAGCAGCTCATCAAAACCATTCACGAATACAGCCGCCACCCCAGTTTTGAAGGCAAGATCATCATGCTGGAAGGCTACGACATGGCCCTGGGCCGCAAACTGGTCTCCGGGGTGGACGTGTGGGTCAACACCCCGGAATACCCCATGGAAGCCAGCGGCACCTCCGGCCAGAAAGCCGGCATGAACGGCGTGCTCAACTTGAGCGTGCTGGACGGCTGGTGGGGGGAGGGCTACACCGGCGACAACGGCTGGGCCATCACCCCCCACGGGCCCGACTACGACCACGACAAGCGCAACCAGGAAGAAGCCCGGGAACTGCTGGATATTCTCGAAAAAGAAGTGGTCCCCCTCTACTACGACCGCAACGGCCACGGCTACCCCGAAGGCTGGGTGAAAATGGCCAAGGCGTCCATGAAAACACTGATTCCCCGTTTCAACGCCCAACGCATGGTGCTGGATTACGTGGCCGGCTTCTACGGCCCCGCCGCCAAGGCCCGCCGCCGCTTGAGCGGCGACGGCGGCGCCCCGGCAAAGCAACTGGCGGCGTGGAAAAAACGCGTCGCGGCAGCCTGGCCCAAGGTCACCCTGCGGCGCCTCGATCCCCAGCAGACGCGGCTCACCGCGGGCCAGTCGCTGAACATCGAAGTCGGTGTACACCTGGGCGACCTCAAGGCCGATGACATCACCGTGGAGTGCCTGGTGGGCAAGGACGATCACAACAACCACTTCGAACTGCGCGACGTGCAGCGGCTCCAGGCCGCCGGCACCCGCAACGGCGAAACCGTCTTCCGCCTGGATCTGCACCCGCCGCTGCCGGGCTTGCAGTACTACAAGCTGCGTGCCTATCCCAGTCATCCTCTGCTGAGCCATCCCTTTGAGATGGGCCTGATGATCTGGGTGTGA
- a CDS encoding acetyl-CoA carboxylase biotin carboxyl carrier protein, with product MDIRKVKKLIELLEESGIAEIEIHEGEESVRISRYPAGGSVALPAPAPPVATLPAAAAVRSETEAVDEPAVPSGHTVTSPMVGTFYRASAPGNKPFVEEGQTVKAGDTLCIIEAMKMFNQIESDKAGVIKAILVENGQPVEYGQPLFIID from the coding sequence ATGGACATACGCAAAGTAAAAAAACTGATTGAACTGCTGGAAGAGTCCGGTATCGCCGAAATCGAAATCCACGAGGGGGAAGAATCGGTGCGCATCAGCCGTTATCCGGCCGGGGGGAGTGTCGCCCTGCCTGCGCCGGCCCCGCCCGTGGCCACTTTGCCGGCGGCGGCCGCTGTCAGATCCGAGACTGAGGCGGTGGATGAGCCCGCCGTGCCCAGTGGTCACACCGTGACCAGCCCCATGGTGGGAACGTTTTACCGCGCCTCGGCCCCCGGGAACAAACCCTTCGTGGAAGAGGGGCAGACGGTGAAAGCGGGCGACACCCTGTGCATCATCGAAGCGATGAAAATGTTCAACCAAATCGAATCCGACAAAGCGGGAGTGATCAAGGCCATCCTGGTGGAAAACGGCCAGCCGGTGGAATACGGCCAACCGCTGTTCATCATCGATTAA
- a CDS encoding protein-disulfide reductase DsbD — translation MHIQSGTPVCRVCMLLLAALGAFLAGPAAAVQPDDLLHPDQAFRVSATPLAADMVRVEWEIAEGYYLYKGKISFRSADPGVELGPPMLPEAHDIKHDEFFGESAIYRGHVAVDIPLIRADARHALDFSLIAKSQGCADAGVCFPPREQTLSVSLAAAPGGPPKSGGVLGGFLNSVKDTLGLGGAGEEFLDPDQAFVFAAGAQENKAFHLQWQIADGYYLYRKQLKVTLKDSPGVTLGELVLPPGRMKTDESFGHSEVYYHKLDVRVPVVFEGEGRSVTAEVRYQGCADAGLCYAPITKTVALTLPAGGAGPAPAPVIPAVSGFVSEQDRFAQSLMGGNRLLTMLSFFGVGLLLAFTPCVFPMVPILSSLIVGQGASITTRNAFFLSLAYVLAMALTYTVAGVLAGLFGANLQAAFQNAWVIGAFSALFVALALSMFGFYDLQLPASWQSRLSEISNRQQGGTLAGASIMGLLSALIVGPCVAAPLAGALIYIGNTGDAVLGGLALFAMSLGMGVPLLAVGTSAGKWLPRASGWMNTIKAVFGVLLLGLAIWMLERVIPGQLALVLWGALFIVTAVFLGVANTLPVEATGWQKLWKGVGFVFLVYGVVLTLGAATGGNSMFKPLANASFLGGGQASAPALPFVRIKGPDGLDQALQRARAQGQPVMLDFYADWCVSCKEMEHLTFSDPAVQAALAGVMLLQADVTANDEADKALMARFGIFGPPSILFFGVDGTERKAYRVVGFLDAGEFASHVQQALERSL, via the coding sequence ATGCACATCCAGTCGGGCACGCCCGTGTGCCGTGTCTGCATGTTATTGCTGGCCGCCCTCGGCGCCTTTCTCGCCGGTCCTGCTGCGGCTGTCCAGCCCGACGATCTGCTTCACCCCGATCAGGCTTTCCGCGTCAGCGCCACGCCCCTGGCCGCCGATATGGTGCGGGTGGAGTGGGAGATCGCCGAGGGTTACTACTTATATAAGGGGAAAATCAGTTTCCGCAGCGCTGACCCGGGTGTGGAACTGGGTCCGCCCATGCTGCCCGAGGCCCACGATATCAAACACGATGAATTCTTCGGCGAAAGCGCCATCTATCGTGGCCATGTGGCAGTGGACATTCCCCTGATCCGCGCCGATGCCCGTCATGCCTTGGATTTTTCCCTCATCGCCAAATCCCAGGGTTGTGCCGATGCGGGGGTGTGTTTCCCGCCGCGGGAGCAGACGCTCAGTGTGAGCCTGGCCGCCGCCCCCGGCGGCCCGCCAAAAAGCGGCGGGGTGCTCGGTGGGTTTTTGAATTCCGTAAAAGACACCCTGGGCCTGGGCGGGGCGGGCGAGGAGTTTTTGGATCCCGATCAGGCGTTTGTTTTCGCGGCCGGGGCACAGGAGAACAAGGCTTTCCACCTTCAGTGGCAGATTGCCGATGGCTATTATCTCTATCGCAAACAGCTCAAGGTCACCCTCAAAGACAGTCCCGGCGTGACCCTGGGGGAGTTGGTGCTGCCTCCGGGCAGGATGAAAACCGACGAGTCTTTCGGTCACTCCGAGGTGTATTACCACAAGCTGGATGTGCGTGTGCCGGTGGTGTTTGAGGGGGAGGGGCGGTCTGTCACCGCCGAGGTGCGTTATCAGGGCTGCGCCGACGCCGGCCTGTGTTACGCCCCCATCACCAAGACCGTGGCCCTCACGCTGCCGGCGGGTGGGGCGGGGCCGGCACCGGCACCAGTGATCCCTGCTGTCAGTGGTTTTGTGTCCGAGCAGGACCGCTTCGCCCAGTCCCTCATGGGTGGCAACCGTCTGCTTACCATGCTCAGTTTCTTTGGCGTGGGATTGCTGCTGGCCTTTACACCCTGTGTGTTCCCCATGGTGCCCATCCTCTCCAGCCTCATCGTGGGGCAGGGGGCCAGCATCACCACCCGCAATGCCTTCTTCTTGTCCCTGGCCTACGTGCTGGCCATGGCGCTGACCTACACGGTGGCGGGGGTGTTGGCGGGCCTGTTCGGCGCCAATTTGCAGGCGGCTTTCCAGAATGCCTGGGTCATCGGCGCCTTCAGCGCGCTGTTTGTGGCGCTGGCGCTGTCCATGTTCGGCTTTTACGATCTGCAACTGCCCGCGAGTTGGCAGAGCAGGCTCAGCGAAATCAGCAACCGGCAGCAGGGGGGCACCCTGGCCGGTGCCTCTATCATGGGCTTGTTGTCCGCGCTCATCGTCGGTCCCTGCGTGGCGGCGCCTTTGGCCGGTGCGCTCATCTATATCGGGAACACCGGCGATGCGGTGCTCGGCGGCCTGGCTTTGTTCGCCATGAGTCTGGGCATGGGGGTGCCGCTGTTGGCGGTGGGGACCTCCGCGGGTAAATGGCTGCCCCGCGCCTCCGGCTGGATGAACACCATCAAAGCCGTGTTCGGCGTGTTGCTTTTGGGGCTGGCGATCTGGATGCTGGAACGGGTGATTCCCGGGCAGTTGGCGCTGGTGCTGTGGGGGGCGCTGTTTATCGTCACGGCGGTGTTTCTGGGGGTGGCCAACACCCTGCCGGTGGAGGCCACGGGCTGGCAGAAGTTGTGGAAAGGTGTCGGCTTCGTCTTTCTGGTTTACGGTGTTGTGTTGACGCTGGGGGCGGCCACCGGTGGCAACAGCATGTTCAAGCCGCTGGCCAATGCCTCCTTCCTGGGCGGTGGCCAGGCCAGCGCGCCGGCCTTGCCGTTCGTCCGGATCAAGGGGCCGGACGGCCTGGACCAGGCCCTGCAACGCGCCCGTGCCCAGGGTCAGCCGGTGATGCTGGATTTCTACGCTGACTGGTGTGTGTCCTGCAAGGAGATGGAACATCTCACCTTTTCCGATCCTGCGGTGCAGGCGGCGCTGGCCGGGGTGATGTTGCTGCAGGCGGACGTGACGGCCAACGATGAGGCAGACAAAGCCCTGATGGCGCGTTTTGGCATTTTTGGTCCGCCGTCCATCCTGTTTTTCGGCGTCGACGGCACCGAGCGCAAGGCTTATCGCGTGGTCGGATTCCTCGATGCCGGGGAATTCGCGTCCCACGTGCAACAAGCGCTGGAGAGGAGTTTGTGA
- the accC gene encoding acetyl-CoA carboxylase biotin carboxylase subunit, with the protein MLEKVVIANRGEIALRIWRACKEMGIKTVAIHSSADRDLKHVRLADESVCIGENAAAQSYLNVPAVISAAEVTDAVAIHPGYGFLSENADFADVVEQSGFIFIGPRGDTIRLMGDKISAIAAMKKAGIPCVPGSDGPLGDNPDEILSLARSIGYPVIIKAAGGGGGRGMRVVRSEAALLNAIALTRSEAGAAFGNDTVYMEKFLENPRHIEFQVLADGQGHAIHLGERDCSLQRRHQKVIEEAPAPGLNEKLRDKMGVRCAKACVDIGYRGAGTFEFLYEDGHFYFIEMNTRLQVEHPVTEMITGVDIVKEQLRIAAGEPLRFRQKDIRFTGHALECRINAEDPVKFTPSPGVVKRYHAPGGPGIRVDSHLYDGYTVPPYYDSMVGKLISHGEDRDSALARMRTALMELVVDGIKTNTELHRDILNDAAFQAGGTNIHYLERKLGM; encoded by the coding sequence ATGCTCGAAAAAGTAGTGATTGCCAACCGGGGCGAAATCGCGCTGCGCATCTGGCGCGCGTGCAAGGAGATGGGCATCAAAACCGTCGCCATTCATTCCAGCGCCGATCGTGATCTGAAACACGTGCGCCTGGCTGATGAATCAGTGTGCATCGGCGAGAATGCCGCTGCCCAAAGTTATTTGAATGTTCCCGCTGTCATCAGCGCCGCGGAAGTGACCGATGCCGTGGCCATCCATCCGGGATACGGTTTTTTATCGGAAAACGCTGATTTTGCCGACGTGGTGGAACAAAGCGGTTTTATCTTTATCGGTCCGCGCGGTGACACCATCCGCCTGATGGGCGACAAGATCTCTGCCATCGCCGCCATGAAAAAAGCCGGCATTCCCTGTGTGCCGGGCTCCGACGGTCCTTTGGGCGACAACCCGGACGAGATCCTGAGTCTCGCCCGGAGCATCGGCTATCCGGTAATCATCAAGGCCGCCGGCGGCGGCGGCGGGCGCGGCATGCGGGTGGTGCGTTCTGAGGCGGCCCTGCTCAACGCCATTGCCCTGACGCGCAGCGAAGCGGGAGCGGCCTTCGGCAACGATACCGTCTACATGGAAAAATTCCTGGAAAACCCCCGCCACATCGAATTCCAGGTGCTGGCCGACGGCCAGGGTCACGCCATTCACCTGGGCGAACGGGACTGTTCCTTGCAGCGCCGTCATCAAAAAGTGATCGAAGAGGCGCCGGCGCCGGGGCTCAACGAAAAGCTGCGTGACAAAATGGGGGTGCGCTGCGCCAAAGCCTGTGTGGACATCGGCTACCGTGGCGCGGGCACCTTCGAGTTTCTCTACGAAGACGGACACTTCTACTTCATCGAGATGAACACCCGCCTGCAAGTGGAACATCCCGTCACCGAGATGATCACCGGCGTGGACATCGTCAAAGAACAACTTCGCATCGCCGCGGGAGAGCCCTTGCGCTTCCGGCAAAAGGACATCCGCTTTACCGGTCATGCCCTCGAATGCCGCATCAACGCCGAAGACCCGGTCAAGTTCACCCCCTCGCCCGGGGTCGTCAAACGCTACCATGCGCCCGGTGGTCCCGGTATCCGGGTGGATTCCCATCTCTACGACGGTTACACCGTGCCGCCGTACTACGACTCCATGGTGGGCAAACTCATCTCCCACGGCGAAGACCGCGATTCGGCGCTGGCGCGCATGCGCACGGCCTTGATGGAACTGGTGGTGGATGGCATAAAAACCAACACCGAGCTGCACCGCGACATCCTCAACGATGCCGCCTTTCAGGCCGGTGGCACCAATATTCACTACCTGGAACGCAAGCTGGGCATGTAG
- the queA gene encoding tRNA preQ1(34) S-adenosylmethionine ribosyltransferase-isomerase QueA — MRRRDFFYDLPPHLIAQHPGEQRSASRLLCLDGAGGAVQDRRFYELPRLLRPGDLLVLNDTRVVPARLRGVKDSGGKVEVLVERLLDGHRLLVQVRASKAPGPGTRLHLSGGAVEAEVTGRDEDMFVLRVLGDTPLPDLLEQYGEIPLPPYIGRAGAAEDRQRYQTVFAREPGAVAAPTAGLHFDDALLNSLRAMGVDTAFVTLHVGAGTFQPLRVEDVSRHRMHAERVTVSAAVCRAVARTRARGGRVIAVGTTVVRSLETAARDGVLQPFGGETRLFIYPGFRFQVVDALITNFHLPESTLLMLVCAFAGRGPVLQAYRHAVAQGYRFFSYGDAMLVTPGRAAGS, encoded by the coding sequence ATGCGGCGCCGTGATTTTTTCTACGATCTTCCCCCTCACTTGATCGCCCAGCATCCGGGTGAGCAGCGCAGCGCCAGCCGCCTGCTGTGTCTGGACGGGGCCGGCGGAGCGGTGCAGGACCGCAGGTTCTACGAGCTGCCCCGGCTGCTGCGGCCGGGTGATTTGCTGGTGCTGAACGATACGCGGGTGGTGCCGGCGCGTCTCAGGGGGGTGAAAGACAGTGGTGGCAAGGTCGAGGTGCTGGTGGAACGCCTGTTGGACGGGCACCGGCTGCTGGTCCAGGTGCGGGCCAGCAAGGCGCCCGGGCCCGGCACGCGATTGCACTTGTCCGGAGGCGCTGTGGAAGCTGAAGTGACCGGCCGCGACGAAGACATGTTCGTGTTGCGCGTGTTGGGTGACACGCCATTGCCGGATCTGTTGGAGCAATACGGTGAAATACCCCTGCCGCCTTACATCGGGCGGGCGGGCGCGGCGGAAGACCGCCAGCGGTATCAGACGGTGTTCGCCCGCGAACCCGGCGCCGTGGCCGCGCCCACGGCGGGTTTGCATTTTGACGATGCCTTGTTGAACAGTCTGCGCGCCATGGGGGTTGATACGGCCTTCGTGACCTTGCACGTGGGCGCCGGCACTTTTCAGCCCCTGCGGGTGGAGGATGTTTCCCGGCACCGCATGCATGCCGAGCGCGTGACCGTGAGCGCGGCGGTGTGCCGCGCCGTCGCCCGAACCCGTGCCCGCGGCGGCCGGGTGATTGCCGTGGGCACCACGGTCGTCCGCAGCCTGGAAACCGCCGCCCGTGATGGCGTGCTCCAACCCTTCGGGGGCGAGACCCGCTTGTTCATCTACCCCGGCTTTCGCTTTCAGGTGGTGGATGCCCTGATCACCAATTTCCATCTGCCGGAATCCACTTTGCTGATGCTGGTATGCGCCTTTGCCGGGCGCGGGCCGGTGTTGCAGGCCTACCGCCATGCGGTGGCGCAGGGGTACCGCTTTTTCAGCTATGGGGACGCGATGCTGGTGACGCCGGGCCGGGCGGCCGGGTCTTGA
- the aroQ gene encoding type II 3-dehydroquinate dehydratase — protein sequence MATLLLLNGPNLNMLGRREPGLYGRTRLADICRHLENLAGQSGHRLLHFQSNAEHALIERVHSAAEEQVAFIIFNPAAFTHTSVALRDALLAVDIPFIEVHLSNVHRREAFRHQSYFSDIASGVIVGFGPQGYELALQAAVTELAREKS from the coding sequence ATGGCTACCTTGCTGCTTTTGAACGGCCCCAACCTGAATATGTTGGGCCGCCGCGAGCCCGGTCTTTATGGACGGACCCGCCTTGCGGATATCTGCCGCCATCTGGAAAACCTGGCGGGGCAAAGCGGTCACCGCCTGCTTCATTTCCAAAGCAACGCGGAGCACGCTCTCATCGAGCGCGTTCACAGCGCTGCTGAGGAACAAGTGGCGTTCATCATTTTCAACCCCGCGGCCTTTACGCACACCAGTGTGGCACTGCGCGATGCCCTGCTGGCGGTGGATATCCCTTTTATAGAGGTTCACCTGTCCAATGTGCACCGCCGCGAGGCGTTCCGCCATCAGTCCTATTTTTCAGACATCGCCAGCGGCGTGATTGTGGGGTTCGGGCCGCAAGGTTACGAACTGGCCCTGCAGGCTGCCGTCACCGAACTGGCCAGGGAAAAGAGTTAA